The Methylobacterium currus genome contains a region encoding:
- a CDS encoding xanthine dehydrogenase family protein molybdopterin-binding subunit produces MTVTKFGLGQPLRRVEDRRLITGEGHYGDDHAPEGCLHAALLRSPHAHATFTITDLDAARAMPGVHLVLTAEDVAGLTDIKCQAPLPNSDGSQNHVANIPLLAKGVVKHIGDAVAFVVADTASQARDAVEAIGIEYEVRPAVVGIRGAIAGGGTAVWDEQPDNVSFDATMGDKAPVDAAFAKAAKVVKVEVENQRLVTNYMETRSVVAEYDAGTERFTLTIPSQGVHGLRKTLAGVLGVEKDKLRVVTGDVGGGFGTKTFTYREYPLAAEAARRLNKPVKWVSERGEHFVACTQGRDNLSVGEVALDADGTFLAMRFDVIGDLGAYLSQYGPYIPYLGATMLTGVYKTPAVHVRVRGVYTNTVPVDAYRGAGRPEAAYLIERLVDRAARETGLSPAEIRRRNFIPPSAMPYTTPIGDRTYDTGDFAAHMGRAIEAADWNGFEARAEESRRNGLVRGIGLATYIECTAWGDGEDVKITLDTDGGATVYVGTQSNGQGHATAYAQFAAEHLDLPLERIRVVQGDTDRVATGAGTGGSRSIPVGGISVGAASKNLAGKLKELASEELEAGVQDLEIAEGAVRVAGTDRSIDFAALASLPKATEAMLTGQGDFVPPSATYPNGTHVAEVEIDPETGITTIVRYTVCDDFGIVVNPLLLAGQVHGGVAQGIGQALHERTVYDDDGQLLTASFMDYAMPRAGDVPFFHFETKNVPSTTNPMGIKGAGEAGSIGSCPAVMNAVVDALDRSVGLRDMDMPATPARMFAALEPLRKAAAA; encoded by the coding sequence ATGACAGTGACCAAGTTCGGTCTCGGCCAGCCGCTGCGCCGGGTCGAGGATCGTCGGCTGATCACCGGCGAGGGCCATTACGGCGACGACCACGCCCCCGAGGGCTGCCTGCACGCGGCCCTGCTGCGCAGCCCGCACGCCCATGCGACGTTCACCATCACCGACCTCGACGCCGCCCGGGCGATGCCCGGCGTGCACCTCGTGCTCACCGCCGAGGACGTGGCCGGCCTCACCGACATCAAATGCCAGGCCCCGCTGCCGAACAGCGACGGCAGCCAGAACCACGTCGCCAACATCCCGCTGCTGGCGAAGGGCGTCGTCAAGCATATCGGCGACGCCGTCGCCTTCGTGGTCGCCGATACGGCGTCCCAGGCCCGCGACGCCGTCGAGGCGATCGGCATCGAGTACGAGGTGCGGCCGGCCGTGGTCGGCATCCGCGGCGCCATCGCGGGCGGCGGCACCGCCGTGTGGGACGAGCAGCCCGACAACGTCTCGTTCGACGCGACCATGGGTGACAAGGCGCCGGTCGACGCCGCCTTCGCCAAGGCTGCCAAGGTGGTGAAGGTCGAGGTCGAGAACCAGCGCCTCGTCACCAACTACATGGAGACCCGCAGCGTCGTCGCCGAGTACGATGCCGGCACGGAGCGCTTCACCCTCACCATCCCGAGCCAGGGCGTGCATGGCCTGCGCAAGACCCTCGCGGGCGTGCTCGGAGTCGAGAAGGACAAGTTGCGGGTCGTCACCGGCGATGTCGGCGGCGGCTTCGGCACCAAGACCTTCACCTACCGCGAGTACCCGCTGGCGGCCGAGGCCGCGCGCCGGCTGAATAAGCCGGTGAAGTGGGTCTCGGAGCGCGGCGAGCACTTCGTCGCCTGCACGCAAGGGCGCGACAACCTCTCGGTCGGCGAGGTGGCGCTCGACGCCGACGGCACCTTCCTCGCCATGCGCTTCGACGTGATCGGCGATCTCGGCGCCTACCTGTCGCAATACGGGCCCTACATCCCGTATCTCGGCGCCACGATGCTGACCGGCGTGTACAAGACTCCGGCGGTGCACGTGCGGGTGCGCGGGGTCTACACCAACACCGTGCCGGTCGACGCCTATCGGGGCGCCGGGCGGCCGGAGGCGGCCTACCTGATCGAGCGCCTGGTCGACCGGGCGGCGCGGGAGACCGGGCTGTCGCCGGCCGAGATCCGCCGGCGCAACTTCATCCCGCCGAGCGCGATGCCCTACACCACGCCCATCGGCGACCGCACCTACGACACCGGCGACTTCGCCGCCCATATGGGCCGCGCCATCGAGGCGGCCGACTGGAACGGCTTCGAGGCCCGCGCCGAGGAGTCCCGCCGCAACGGCCTTGTCCGCGGCATCGGGCTCGCCACCTACATCGAGTGCACCGCCTGGGGCGATGGTGAGGACGTCAAGATCACCCTCGACACGGATGGCGGCGCGACCGTCTATGTCGGCACCCAGTCGAACGGCCAGGGCCACGCCACGGCCTACGCGCAGTTCGCGGCCGAGCATCTCGACCTGCCGCTCGAGCGGATCCGGGTGGTGCAGGGCGACACCGACCGTGTCGCCACGGGAGCCGGCACCGGCGGCTCGCGCTCGATTCCCGTCGGCGGCATCTCGGTCGGCGCGGCTTCGAAAAACCTCGCCGGCAAGCTCAAGGAGCTCGCTTCCGAGGAGCTGGAGGCCGGCGTCCAGGACCTGGAGATCGCCGAGGGCGCGGTGAGGGTTGCCGGCACCGACCGGTCGATCGACTTCGCGGCGCTCGCCAGCCTGCCGAAGGCCACCGAGGCGATGCTGACGGGCCAGGGCGACTTCGTGCCGCCGAGCGCCACCTACCCCAACGGCACCCACGTGGCCGAGGTCGAGATCGATCCCGAGACCGGCATCACCACGATCGTGCGCTACACCGTCTGCGACGATTTCGGCATCGTGGTGAACCCGCTGCTGCTCGCGGGCCAGGTCCATGGCGGGGTGGCGCAGGGCATCGGCCAGGCGTTGCACGAGCGCACGGTCTACGACGACGACGGCCAGCTCCTGACCGCGAGCTTCATGGACTACGCCATGCCGCGGGCCGGCGACGTGCCGTTCTTCCACTTCGAGACGAAGAACGTGCCCTCGACCACCAACCCGATGGGCATCAAGGGCGCGGGCGAGGCGGGCAGCATCGGCTCCTGCCCGGCGGTCATGAACGCGGTCGTCGACGCCCTCGACCGCAGCGTGGGCCTGCGCGACATGGACATGCCGGCGACCCCGGCCCGGATGTTTGCGGCTCTGGAGCCGCTGCGCAAGGCGGCCGCCGCCTGA
- a CDS encoding response regulator has protein sequence MTDATAPEDGGAPLRILLLEDSDLDTELLCAILEDAQLSIAIDRVITRDAFTTATAQGRHDIILADYVLPAFDGMSALATARQNCPEIPFVFVSGTLGEDVAVEALKHGATDYVTKQRLDRLPRVILRALSEARAHLRRRAAEQALRDLNESLEQRVAERTRELAQANAALQHQIAERERIEDALRQAQRLEAVGQLTSGVAHDFNNLLTVIAGNIEFLERAVSDERSKRRLDMMRGAAERGARLTAQLLAFSRRQKLAPVPVRLNETVASMRDLLQSSMGGSIRIEMTLQPDLWPALVDATQIELIILNLAINARDAMAVGGCLTIETANVQLDAEPSRPEEPSPGDYAMVAVSDTGTGIPPEVLARVFEPFFTTKEVGKGSGLGLAQVYGFAKQSGGGVRIDTTPGEGTSVRVYLPRVAAEAAAHEVRPAEIDCAESRDPGDKRVVLVVDDDSAVRDITTTRLGEAGYAIREAGSGLAAIQALESDACVDLAVLDFAMPGMNGVEVATVIRSRWPQIQILFVTGYADHTALSRIEGGGEDRVVQKPFRGEDLERKVASILEPRPRLTLVSGGAEAPARAAGTGRG, from the coding sequence GTGACTGACGCCACGGCGCCGGAGGACGGCGGAGCCCCCTTGCGCATCCTGCTCCTCGAGGACAGCGACCTCGACACCGAGCTGCTCTGCGCCATCCTGGAAGACGCGCAGCTCTCGATCGCCATCGACCGGGTGATCACCCGCGACGCCTTCACGACCGCGACGGCGCAAGGCCGCCACGACATCATCCTGGCCGATTACGTGCTGCCCGCCTTCGACGGGATGAGCGCGCTCGCCACCGCCCGCCAGAACTGCCCCGAGATCCCGTTCGTCTTCGTCTCCGGCACCCTCGGCGAGGACGTGGCCGTGGAGGCCCTGAAGCACGGCGCCACCGACTACGTGACCAAGCAGCGCCTCGACCGGCTGCCGCGGGTCATCCTGCGCGCCCTCTCGGAGGCCCGCGCCCATCTGCGCCGCCGCGCCGCCGAGCAGGCCCTGCGCGACCTCAACGAATCCCTCGAGCAGCGCGTCGCGGAGCGGACGCGGGAGCTGGCGCAAGCCAATGCGGCGTTGCAGCACCAGATCGCCGAGCGCGAGCGGATCGAGGACGCCCTGCGCCAGGCCCAGCGGCTCGAGGCGGTGGGCCAGCTCACCAGCGGCGTCGCCCACGACTTCAACAACCTCCTGACGGTGATCGCCGGCAACATCGAGTTCCTGGAGCGCGCGGTCTCGGACGAGCGCTCGAAGCGCCGGCTCGACATGATGCGCGGGGCGGCCGAGCGCGGCGCCCGGCTGACGGCGCAGCTCCTCGCCTTCTCGCGCCGGCAGAAGCTCGCGCCGGTGCCGGTGCGGCTCAACGAGACCGTCGCGTCGATGCGCGACCTGCTGCAGAGCTCGATGGGCGGCTCGATCCGCATCGAGATGACGCTGCAGCCCGATCTCTGGCCGGCCCTCGTCGACGCGACCCAGATCGAGCTCATCATCCTCAACCTCGCGATCAACGCCCGCGACGCGATGGCGGTCGGCGGCTGCCTGACCATCGAGACCGCCAACGTTCAGCTCGATGCCGAGCCGAGCCGGCCCGAGGAGCCGAGCCCAGGCGACTACGCCATGGTGGCGGTGAGCGACACCGGCACCGGCATCCCGCCCGAGGTGCTCGCCCGGGTGTTCGAGCCGTTCTTCACCACCAAGGAGGTCGGCAAGGGCTCCGGCCTCGGCCTCGCCCAGGTCTACGGCTTCGCCAAGCAATCGGGCGGCGGCGTGCGCATCGACACCACGCCCGGCGAGGGGACCTCGGTACGGGTCTACCTGCCGCGGGTGGCGGCGGAGGCGGCCGCGCACGAGGTGCGCCCGGCCGAGATCGACTGCGCCGAGTCGCGCGATCCGGGCGACAAGCGGGTGGTGCTGGTCGTGGACGACGACAGCGCCGTGCGCGACATCACCACGACGCGCCTCGGCGAGGCGGGCTACGCGATCCGCGAGGCGGGCTCGGGCCTCGCGGCGATCCAGGCGCTGGAGAGCGACGCTTGCGTCGACCTCGCGGTGCTCGACTTCGCGATGCCGGGCATGAACGGCGTCGAGGTCGCGACCGTGATCCGGAGCCGCTGGCCGCAGATCCAGATCCTGTTCGTCACGGGCTATGCCGACCACACCGCCCTGTCGCGGATCGAGGGAGGCGGCGAGGACCGGGTGGTGCAGAAGCCGTTCCGCGGCGAGGACCTGGAGCGCAAGGTCGCGTCGATCCTGGAGCCGCGCCCGCGGCTGACCCTGGTGAGCGGCGGGGCTGAGGCGCCCGCGCGAGCCGCCGGCACGGGCCGGGGGTGA
- a CDS encoding response regulator, which translates to MADLKPILLVEDNPNDIELTLAALEKSQLANKIVICRDGAEALEFLRRQGPHAERPVQDPAVVLLDLKLPKVDGLEVLAAVKGDPKMRAIPIVMLTSSREESDLVRSYQLGVNAFVVKPVGFKEFFEAIQDLGVFWAVLNEPPPHRADWASGD; encoded by the coding sequence ATGGCCGACCTGAAGCCGATCCTCCTCGTCGAGGACAACCCCAACGACATCGAGCTCACCCTCGCGGCGCTCGAGAAGAGCCAGCTGGCGAACAAGATCGTCATCTGCCGCGACGGCGCGGAGGCGCTGGAATTCCTGCGCCGCCAGGGCCCGCACGCCGAGCGGCCGGTGCAGGACCCCGCCGTCGTGCTGCTCGACCTCAAGCTGCCGAAGGTCGACGGGCTCGAGGTGCTGGCGGCGGTGAAGGGCGACCCGAAGATGCGGGCGATCCCGATCGTGATGCTGACCTCGTCGCGGGAGGAGAGCGACCTCGTGCGCTCCTACCAGCTCGGCGTGAACGCCTTCGTGGTCAAGCCGGTCGGGTTCAAGGAGTTCTTCGAGGCGATCCAGGATCTCGGCGTGTTCTGGGCCGTGCTCAACGAGCCGCCCCCGCACCGGGCGGATTGGGCCTCCGGTGACTGA
- a CDS encoding ATP-binding protein, whose product MRSVQPAELTACDREPIHILGTLQPHGFLLALDGPELRIVQASANLPDLPGRPAARAHGCALREALPEVGAPVVEALTTHLGRDGAAYLGTLSLETGAGPRAYDLAAHRSGPLTVLEFEESAGEASAGSLDMLYPRLRAFIEALHGAGTVEDLCGLLAADIRQLTGFDRALVYRFDRDWNGTVVAEDGNGVLPSYLDLRFPATDIPAQARELYRRNRLRIIPDAAYAPVPIVPARTPSTGAPLDLSQSVLRSVSPVHVEYMRNMGTMASMSISILVEGVLWGLISCHNKTARRVPLQTRNACDILTQTFALQLAAKERGALAEQRLALGAIQARLLGFMAEEETFVEGFLNHPEDVLALTNAGGAAIVTGQRCHLMGRTPTERQVRGVYEWLSSEHGGEAVHVTESLGEDYPPARTIADTASGLLAISISEKYASYVLWFRPEVVQTVRWGGDPTKAATQDPAGGPARLHPRKSFETWKETVQGRSLPWSVPEVDTAKDLRAAVLGIVLRRAEELAALTEELQRSNKELEAFSYSVSHDLRAPFRHIVGYAELLRSREGEKFSERGRRYVDTIIEAAFSAGTLVDNLLTFSQMGRNALNRIPCDMNQLVEDVRRTMIRDIPLERAIRWKVGPLGRAEADPVMMRLVIENLLSNAVKYTRGRPEAVIEVAREADRDGEAVFCVRDNGVGFDMAYVNKLFGVFQRLHRVEEFEGTGIGLANVRRIVERHGGQVWAEGVLGQGATFHFTLPIR is encoded by the coding sequence ATGCGGTCTGTGCAACCGGCGGAACTCACGGCCTGCGACAGGGAGCCGATCCACATCCTCGGCACGTTGCAGCCGCACGGCTTCCTGCTGGCGCTCGACGGGCCGGAGCTGCGCATCGTCCAGGCCAGCGCGAACCTGCCCGACCTGCCGGGGCGCCCCGCCGCGCGGGCCCATGGCTGCGCCTTGCGCGAGGCCTTGCCGGAGGTCGGAGCGCCGGTCGTCGAGGCCCTGACGACGCATCTCGGCCGCGACGGCGCGGCCTATCTGGGCACGCTCAGCCTCGAGACCGGGGCGGGTCCGCGCGCCTACGACCTCGCGGCGCACCGTTCCGGCCCGCTCACGGTGCTCGAATTCGAGGAGAGCGCCGGCGAGGCCTCGGCGGGCAGCCTCGACATGCTCTATCCGCGGCTGCGCGCCTTCATCGAGGCGCTGCACGGGGCCGGCACGGTGGAGGACCTGTGCGGGCTGCTGGCCGCCGACATCCGCCAGCTCACCGGGTTCGACCGCGCCCTGGTCTACCGCTTCGACCGCGACTGGAACGGCACCGTCGTGGCCGAGGACGGCAACGGCGTGCTGCCGTCCTATCTCGACCTGCGCTTTCCCGCCACCGACATCCCGGCCCAGGCGCGGGAGCTCTATCGCCGCAACCGCCTGCGCATCATTCCGGACGCCGCCTACGCGCCGGTGCCGATCGTGCCGGCCCGGACCCCCTCGACCGGGGCTCCCCTCGATCTCAGCCAGTCCGTCCTGCGCAGCGTCTCGCCGGTCCATGTCGAGTACATGCGCAACATGGGCACCATGGCGTCGATGTCGATCTCGATCCTGGTCGAGGGCGTGCTGTGGGGCCTGATCTCCTGCCACAACAAGACGGCGCGGCGAGTGCCGCTGCAAACCCGCAACGCCTGCGACATCCTCACCCAGACCTTCGCCCTCCAGCTCGCCGCCAAGGAGCGCGGGGCACTGGCCGAGCAGCGCCTCGCCCTCGGGGCGATCCAGGCCCGTCTGCTCGGCTTCATGGCCGAGGAGGAGACCTTCGTCGAAGGCTTCCTCAACCATCCGGAGGACGTGCTGGCGCTGACAAATGCCGGCGGGGCCGCGATCGTCACCGGCCAGCGCTGCCACCTGATGGGCCGGACGCCGACCGAGCGGCAGGTCAGGGGCGTCTACGAGTGGCTCTCGTCCGAGCATGGCGGCGAGGCGGTCCACGTGACCGAGTCCCTGGGCGAGGACTATCCGCCGGCGCGCACCATCGCCGACACCGCGAGCGGGCTCCTCGCGATCTCGATCTCGGAGAAATACGCCAGCTACGTGCTGTGGTTCCGGCCCGAGGTGGTCCAGACCGTGCGCTGGGGCGGCGACCCGACCAAGGCCGCCACCCAGGACCCGGCCGGGGGGCCCGCCCGGCTGCATCCGCGCAAGTCCTTCGAGACCTGGAAGGAGACCGTGCAGGGCCGCTCCCTGCCCTGGTCGGTGCCGGAGGTCGACACCGCCAAGGACCTGCGCGCCGCGGTGCTCGGCATCGTGCTGCGCCGGGCCGAGGAGCTGGCGGCGCTGACCGAGGAATTGCAGCGCTCGAACAAGGAGCTCGAGGCGTTCTCGTACTCGGTCAGCCACGACCTGCGGGCGCCGTTCCGCCACATCGTCGGCTATGCCGAGCTCCTGCGCTCGCGCGAGGGCGAGAAGTTCTCGGAGCGCGGGCGGCGCTACGTCGACACCATCATCGAGGCGGCGTTCTCCGCCGGCACCCTCGTCGACAACCTCCTGACCTTCTCGCAGATGGGCCGCAACGCCCTCAACCGCATTCCCTGCGACATGAACCAGCTCGTCGAGGACGTGCGCCGGACGATGATCCGCGACATTCCCCTGGAACGGGCGATCCGCTGGAAGGTCGGCCCCCTCGGCCGGGCCGAGGCCGACCCGGTGATGATGCGGCTCGTGATCGAGAACCTGCTCTCCAACGCGGTCAAGTACACGCGCGGCCGGCCCGAGGCGGTGATCGAGGTCGCGCGCGAGGCCGACCGCGACGGCGAGGCGGTGTTCTGCGTGCGCGACAACGGCGTCGGCTTCGACATGGCCTACGTCAACAAGCTGTTCGGCGTGTTCCAGCGCCTGCACCGCGTCGAGGAATTCGAGGGAACCGGCATCGGGCTGGCGAATGTCCGCCGAATCGTCGAGCGTCACGGTGGGCAGGTCTGGGCCGAGGGCGTCCTGGGCCAAGGTGCGACCTTCCACTTCACGCTCCCCATCCGCTAG
- a CDS encoding LysR family transcriptional regulator has product MSDELSASGLLNRLDLKTLRLFAAICEEGTLNGAARAAAIAPSAVSKRLAEMEQALGCLLLTREPRGMRPTPAGETLLHHTRRMLASAEQIALELAEHAKGVRGIVRMLANLSAIVQFLPEDLRAFQARHGAIKIDLEERPSGGVIRGVAEGAAEIGICSGSVAALDLRATPYRRDRLVLVMRREHPLAGCATIAFADALGYDFIGLHAQSSIYDSVRAEAQRIGRPLRLRVHVPGFDAVCRMVQADMGLGVVPEQVFGLIGGAMQLAAVPLTDPWAARALIIVTRPGTLSPAAGLLVAHLSPHAAS; this is encoded by the coding sequence ATTTCCGACGAGCTGTCCGCTTCAGGCCTCCTGAACCGCCTCGACCTCAAGACGCTGCGGCTGTTCGCGGCGATCTGCGAGGAAGGCACGCTCAACGGCGCGGCCCGGGCCGCTGCGATCGCGCCGTCTGCCGTGAGCAAACGCCTGGCCGAGATGGAGCAGGCCTTGGGCTGCCTGCTGCTGACCCGCGAGCCGCGGGGCATGCGCCCGACCCCGGCGGGGGAGACGCTGCTCCACCACACCCGCCGCATGCTGGCGAGCGCCGAGCAGATCGCGCTCGAACTCGCCGAGCACGCCAAGGGGGTGCGCGGCATCGTCCGGATGCTCGCCAACCTCTCGGCCATCGTGCAGTTCCTGCCCGAGGACCTGCGGGCCTTCCAGGCCCGGCACGGCGCGATCAAGATCGACCTGGAAGAGCGGCCGAGCGGCGGCGTGATCCGGGGCGTCGCCGAGGGCGCGGCCGAGATCGGCATCTGCTCCGGGTCCGTCGCGGCGCTCGACCTGCGCGCCACGCCCTACCGGCGCGACCGGCTCGTCCTGGTGATGCGGCGGGAGCACCCGCTCGCCGGGTGTGCGACCATCGCCTTCGCGGACGCGCTCGGCTACGACTTCATCGGCCTGCACGCCCAGAGCTCGATCTACGACAGCGTCCGCGCCGAGGCGCAGCGGATCGGCCGCCCGTTGCGCCTGCGGGTGCACGTGCCGGGTTTCGATGCCGTCTGCCGCATGGTCCAGGCCGATATGGGCCTCGGCGTGGTGCCGGAGCAGGTCTTCGGCCTGATCGGCGGGGCGATGCAGCTCGCGGCGGTGCCGCTCACCGACCCCTGGGCCGCCCGCGCGCTGATCATCGTGACGCGGCCCGGGACGCTCTCGCCCGCCGCCGGCCTCCTCGTCGCGCATCTGTCGCCGCACGCC